The Chloroflexus aggregans DSM 9485 genome segment TCGGGATTTTGAAGTTTATCGGCGAATGACACAACCAGCTCAAGAGGGGCAGGCATACCGTAGAGGCTGACAATGCCATCAAACCGATTATGTTCGAGCACCACCAGATCGTCTTCATCAACCAGATCGATGATCTTGCCAAGATTCTGCTCCTTGAACGAACGTCGTTCGTGAAGCATCAGCGCTGTACCGGGACGAGATTTGACCGCGGCGGCACGTAGGTCGAAGAGAATGTCGAGCAAGGCACTTGCATTGGATTCGGCTTGGTTGAGAGCCAAGAGGAGTTTCTGGAGTTGGAGAAGCTCAACAAAGGTCAGAGCAGCTACCCGCTCTTGCACCTGTGCTTGGAGTTGACGAGCAAATTGTTGGCGCTGTTCGGGATTGAGTTGGACTATCTCCGTTACAACATCAAGTGCCAATTGACGCCATTCTACGGTCATGATCCGTTCGTCGTCGACGAAGAGCTTAGCAAAAACGTCAAGCCGGGCTTCGCCGAATAACTCAAGAAGGAGCGAGAAAGTGCGACTCGGCACGGCAGCCACGAACAGATTGCCGCTTAGCCGTACATCATCACTGCCGGTGATGGCAACGAGGGCGCTGCCATCAATGAATTGCTCTTGGTTGAGCTGGCCCGGCAGAGTGAGGCCACTGATCGCACAATCGGCGATGATCACGTGTAGGCAACGATCAAGCGAGAGGGCTGCCGTGCCGGATTCAGGTATGAAAGCGATGTCGATGGAGAGATTGCGCAATACCACCGAATCAAACCCTCTTAACCGCAGCGGGCCACCAAAGCGCACACTGGTGGCCGGGCCACAGCCCTTGATTTCAAGCACGAACGGTTCGTTGGCGGGCGGGAGATCGAGCTGGATACTCCCGGCAGCGTGACGGCCGGAGCGCAAGCAGAGGCAGATGCGACGCTCGCCGCGAGCGAGCAACTCTTTGAGGGCCGTTTCAAGATTGGGAAACTCGCCGCCGTCGCCGACGCTTACACAACAGCCACCGCCACGGGGCCGCCGGCAAAGGATGTCGAGCGCCTCTTGCACGGTGCTGGCATTGGCTAGATCGGAGCACGTACCGGGTTGGTAAGCCACGTTGCTGGCGCGGCTGAGGTTGGCGTTGAAGAAGACGCGCGGCAGCAACGGTTCGCCGGCGCTATCGACAAACGGTTTGCCGTCGATCTCGACCAAGAAGGCTTCGACGCGCTGGCTCTGGACGGCGGGGCCGAGTTGCCACTGGCAGGAGTAGATACCGTTTGGGCCGGCAGTCACATCAACGCTCTTGCCGGTGGCGCCGCCGGCAGTGAGTTGGCCGGCAGCAGTTTGGGGCACGATCCGAAAGCGCACACGGGCATTGGTGACCGGTTGCTGGCCGTTGGTGACGGCCACTTGCAGCGGTTGGGCAAGGGTGGCGCCGGGCAATGCCTCTTGACCATCACCACCGACTGCATAGAAACGGATTAACTCAGTCAAGGGAGGGAAGAGTCGACGGCAATCACTGCGTTTAGCCCACACGCTGCCATTAAAGTCAAGCAGGGCTAATTTGCAATAGGCATGGTGGATGCCGTGCGGAAGCTGCGGCACCGGTTGGTTGCCAGAGCGCGGCCACTCGATATCGCCGGTGACAGTGCGGGCGGGAATGAGCCAGTAGTCGCCGGGACGGAACGTACCGTTCTTGAGCCGGATCTGCACCCCTTGTTCGAGGTCGGTCCACGTTGCTGCGCTGGTGGTGACGATAAGCTCACCGGTATCAGCGGGCATATCCCAGCGGCGCAGTTTGGGGTTGGGACCGAATGCACTGTAGACGATGGTCTGACCGTTTGGATCAATAGTGATGACATTGCCTTCAACCTGTATTACTTTGACCAGTAGACCCGGTTCGCCCCGCTTGTCACGCGCATCATCGGTCAGCTCGACCCACTGGTTGGGCGCGAGACCCAATACCTCGTCGCGGCCAGTACTGGCGACAATCAAGCGATTGGAATCCAGCGGATCTTGCCCGCTCCAGCCAACCGCCACCGAACCGTTTTCCCGCGACCACTTGAGCGCAATACGGGTGGCCGAGACGATCCGATGCACTTCAACCCGATAGAGCTGGTTTTCTAACCCACGATAGCCGGCTTGGGCCGGCACGATACAGGGATCATTGACGGTTGGGTCGGGTTCGGCGCGCACTTCGAGCATACCGCTACTGCCGGCCAGCAACGCATCCCATGCTTCGTTTGACGTAGCGCAATCAAAGGCTGCGCCGGGATCGGCTACACGCAAGAGCTTGACCTGCGCCATTACCTGCATACGGGTCGTGGTGTCAGGGCCACCGAGCGCAACTTCGCGGATAGCAGCATCTTCAAGTGCAGTTACATGCCGCTCCCAGACATCGAGATAGGCGAGATAGACGCCGGCGGGCAGGGTTGCATTGGCGGCTAAGCCGGCCACCTGCGCCAAGGTGGCGACGGGCAGATCAGGTTGAGCGGTGATGGCAACCGTCTGCTCGTTTTCGACGCGAATACCGGCGACATAGTAGCGACCGGCAGTGATGTTGAGCGTGTCGCCGGCAACCTCGATATCAAAACCGGCTTGGCCCTGCGGGCCGCCGCAACGTCCGATCAGATCGATGCGAGCTGCGCGCTCATCGGCGAGATCGATCGCGAGTTGCTCGTTCCAATCGGCATCGAGCGCAACACGCCCTTGCTGATGGAGTACACCGCTGAAGTGTTTGGTACGGTCGAATGTCCATCGGGTGAAATCACCACGCATACAAGGCTCCTTTAGAGTAGAGGCGCAAAGAACGCGAAGGGCGCAGAGGGGTTTGTTGGGTTATGAAGGAAGCCATACTCATACCTTTACGGTTGCATATCGTTGATCTGAACAAGCTGCGCAGACTGGCGTCACGATGCGAAAAAGACCCCGGCTTCAAGACCTACCCGCAGATACTCGGCGAGGGCAAGGCGCAAGTTAGCGAGGCGTTGGGTCTGTTGCACGAGATGGAAGACGCCGAGCTCACCGCCGTCTTCGGCACCTTGGGTGATGGCGGCGGGGCACGAGCGAGCCAGTTGCATGTAGGCAGGATGGCCGAACTGAGTGCTGGTGAAGGATGGTGTGACCGAGAGCGTTACGGTGCTGCGTTGGGCGGTGGTGAGAGCAGCGATGGGCCGGTTGTGAGCGGCAGCGAAGGCGGCGAGAGCGAGATCGGGCTGGCAGCGGAAGCGACGCGGCGCTCGCGAGCCGGCGGCAAGGAAACTGAAGCGGGTGCAACCGACCTGACGGCGTGCAACCAGTACCCGGCCAAGCATAATGCTTTCAGAGATGAGATCGATTTGGCGCACGCGGACTTCACCGCGCACCGTGCAGCGAATAAAACTGGCCGGCGGTCCGATCCTCTCGCCATTGGAGGCCGCGCAGGCGGGCACGGCCGGCGCGAAGGCGTCGAGGATTGCATCGCCGGCAATCAGACCATCCGAATCTTCCGCCACATGCACCGCGCCGCTGATGCTCCGGGCCAGTTCGAGGCGCAAATCAGGGTTGGGCGCGGCGGCGTGGATGCTGGGCCGGTTGGGAAACTGGGGGTTGCCGGCAACGTCGAGGCGCCAACCGGGCAGGAGGGTGCAGTGGTGGATGGCTAACCGTTCGAGGCTGCCGGCGGCCAGATCGATCCCGCCCTCGATCCAGAAACCATTGAGGGTAAGGGAGGCGCGATCGCCGTTACCGGCAACGCGCAGGCGATCGGCGAGGCGGATGAGTGGACGCTGGTCATCGGCGGCTTGGATAACGAGGGTGCGGTCGGGTGACATTGTGAGGGTGAGATCTTCGGTGTAGGTGGCGCTGTCGAGCACAGTGATGACGCCGGTGGTCGCAGATGACGCTTGCCACGCCGCAATGGCGGCAGCCAGTGTCGGATAGTCACCACCGCCACGTTGGGCAACGGTGAGGGCCAGATCGCCGGGAGCAGCGATGGCGATCGTTTCGCGACGGGTGTAGGGGCCGCCGCCGATGTCAGCAGCGAAGCTGTAGGTGTAGCTGACCATCAGATCAGACGGCACAACCCCGGTGGGGAAGGCAAGCCGACCGCGCTGCGGATCAACCGCGACCCGGATCGGCAACGATTGGTCAGCGTAGGTCTTGCTGGTCAGTGGGCGTCGCCAATCGCTTAAATCGCAGATCAGGATCTCGGCGGCGGGGATCGGGACAAACTGACCGGTACCGTCGGGGACAGCAATCTGGAAGACTGGACGGGCCGGATCGAGATAGGCACTCCGCACTGGTTGGCCGGCGGCAATGCCGGCACGCACCGCTTCGAGATCGTCGTAGAGCGCGCGACGACGCAACGGCAACGGTAGATCGGGTTCGGCAGCGAGCTGGGTAATCTCGACCTCGGTGCGAGGGCGATTGAAGAGCGAGATGTCGTTGCCGAGCGGGCTGAAGAAGTAACGGCCATCGGGCGGGTTACTTACCGGCTGCGGCGAGACGCCTTGCACGGTGTAGGGCTGCAAACGGGATAAAAACAATCCAAGGTTAGGGATGTTGTAGCGGCCACGGCCAGCCGCGATCCGGCGCACTTCGGCGGTATGGTTGACCGTTTCGAGCGGGCCGCCGGTCAATTCGAGCGCATTGGCGTTGCGCAACGAGGCGGTGGCCGGGCTATGCAGGCGAACGTGGTTGAGATGCTGGGTAGTTGCCAACCGCTCGAAATACTCGACGACGCGGCAAGGCCAGCCGGTGACATCGCGGGCCAACTGTTCGAGTACAGGGGCAGTGCCTTTGCGACGACGGTAGCGCAATGTATTGGCAACATAAGCACGCTGACTAAAATCGGCTACTTCGTGCAACTGACGCAGATGGCGTACCCCAAGCAGATCACCAATATAGGGAACAACCCACTCAGCACAGGTCTCGATAAACCAGTCGTCGTACAAATCACCAATATCGGCTTCGATCCGGGCCAGCTCCTCGCCGATGATGGCGAGCAGCGCGCGCAGCGGCTCGCCGCGCTCGGCATCGCGGGCGCGGTAGAGGGCCGGCAGGAGTTCATACAGACGGTCGCGGGACGATAGATTCATAAGGCTTCCTTTGAGGAGCTTATCCCCCTACCTCTGCCCATACTCCTGAGAGCAGGAGAGACTACTCAACCGATAGCAAACGGTAATCACGGCGCAGAAACCGCCAACATCACTAGCTCAACCCCGTTCGGGTCGAGTAACAGCAGTTCAGCCGGTGCGATAACATTGCCCACTTGCCGCGCCGGCAATGCGGTGAGCAGGGCAGGATGCGAACCAGAACGTCCGCCGGCATACGCCAGTTGGTCGAGATCGATGGCGATCACGCCGACCACTGATTGCATCGCTGCAATCACCTCGGCGGCGGTGACCGGTTGCGCGAAGTTGCGTCGAGTAAACGAAAACGTGGCGTGCAGCTTCTGTTCAAGAGCCGCGATTACTTCGGTGGCGAGGTAGCGACGGTTGTATCGGACGGTCGCCTTGAGGCGAAACGTCAGCGGGATAAAGCTCGCCAGTTCCACAAGTACCGACGGATCACGCACAGCATCGATCGCGTTACGCAAATTGGTGAAGAGCGGATCGGACGGCGCGATCGGTTTGCCGCTGGCGCTGGCGAGGGTGAGATGGACAACAAGCTGCTCGCCACGGCGAAACGCTGATGCCTGCGCCTTGCCGATACCGGCGAAGGTGGCGGCAAAATCGGTAAAATCCTGCAACGAGACTATTCGGTCAAGCGTCAACACTGTCTGCGGCGTATTGGCGCGTGCGCTCTCCAGTGTTTCCGGATCGGCGGCCCCACTGGCGGGAAGCGGGTTGATCACGCTGCGCACGCCGGGCGGGCGGGTCTTGAGCAGGGCAATCGCGCCGGCACCAACCTCACCCGCTTGACCAATTCCAAACCGGTAGGTCGCGGTCACATTTTCGGCGCCGGTGGGCAAACGCGCGCCGTGAACACCATCACCGAACTGCACCGTCGCCGAATGATCATCGTTGAGGCGCACAATGTATTGTTCATCGTGAGGGCCGGCAAGATAGAGCGATGACGTTTCGTGCCACGTCACACCGTTAACCCGCACGGTCAGTGTCGAGGCAGCACCGGATGGTGTACTGGCCGAAACGTAGGTGAGTGGTGCTTTTTTGAGTTTGAAGCGTTGGTGAGACTGGCTAGCATCACCGCTACCGATAGGAGTTAGGGGAACCGTTTCACCATGGGTAGCGGCGACTACATTGGCGAAAATAACGGTGGTGGAACGGATGAGCTGAAGCGCACCTAACCCTTGATCGCGCAACACAATGGTAGTAAAGCCGGGATGGTGATCAACCGCCTCGACGAAGACTACCACCGAGGTAGGTTGTTCGTCGCGCTCGTTCACCTTGCCGTTGACAATCAACGGCTGGCCCTTGACCAAATCTCGCACCACACCGGCAACCTCGATCCGATTACCAGTGACCGGATCGGGAATTGGCTCCTCGGCCAGCGGCAACGGCTCACTCTCGGCTAACACCACCGTCTCGCGGCGCTGAAAACGACGCAGGTTCTCATTGGTATCAATAGTAAGACGAGTCACTTGCCCAGACAGGCCAAAATCGGCTACACCCACCGTCGTATTGCGCGTAACGCGGTAGAGTTCGGTGTAGTCGGGAGCAAGCAGCGCCACCCAACTCCCCGGCACAATCTTGGGATAGATAGCGTCGAGATCGATCTGAGGCTGACTACCATTGATCGCAAATCCAGGCCATTCGTTGGCCGTGCCGCCATACGACCGACGCACCGACTCTGGCATCAACCGCCAATCAGGTGCATTGAAACCGAACCAGCGAGCACTTCGCCGAAAGGCAAAGGTTTGTGGTTGGGCTGCCGGCAACATGGAAGGGCGGTTCGAGCCGAGGCCGGGTTCCCCTGTGACGACAGTATAACCACCGGCAGCGTCAGGATACACCGTTACCGAGAGCACGCGACGCAGATCCCAGCGTTCATTACCGGGATCGCGCTCACGTTCGGCACCAACCAGCAGCAGATAATCACCCACTTGCAAGCGCGTCTCAACACCGGCCAAATAGATCGTCCTCGTACCCTTGCTCAGGTCTTGGGGACGAGTGGGGCGCGGACGCAGCGCATTCCACGCTTTGCGGGCGACAAACTCGGTGCTTGTCTCGAAGGTCTGCGGCAGTTCACCCTGTTTGGCCGGGATGCTCTGCACTTGGGTCCCGGCAGGGATTACCGTCTGGGCCGGCGAGACGGGCGTGTCGTCGAGGATAAAAGCAAGGTAGACCGCAGCAGCGACGCCGGGCTTGAGTTCGTAGCCGATCGCGCGGGCCAACTGCAAGACCGAGAAGCGTTCGGTCGCGGTGCGGAGAAAACCCTCGTTGGCGATCCGTTCTTGGTAGAAGGTCAACACATCGGCCAGTGTCGCGGCTGCATCGAGCAAAGCGAGCGACGGATCGGCAACATCGCGGGTGGCCAGTGCGGCGAGCGGGCGCTGGCCGGTCGAGGTGGTCTGCTGCGACAAGCGTGCTGTCATCCGACGCAGGAACGAGCGGTGTGTACCAAGGCGGTAGCGCAGCGCAGGTTGGCCGGGCGGGTTCGTATGGGGCGAGGGTAACGACGCGCGCTCGTCGCAACCGCACGGGGATTGTTCGGCATTGCTCATGACCCGCCCTCCATGATGAACTCGATCCGACCATGTTCAGGCCGGTTAGGGTCGTTATCACAGCGGATAATCTCGCGCCGGCCAACATCAAGTTGGCCGTTGACCAACTCGCCGCGCGGCGGTTTACCCCAGCGTTGGAAACGCACCCGCGTTCCCGCCGTCTCGATCCAGCGCACGCCGGGAATGGCCATGGCAGCGGCGATGATGTGGCTGAGGTAGAGCGGTTGGCCGAAGGTAAAGTTGTCGGGGTGAAAAAACTGGCGAGCGCTGAAACGTTCGAGCAGCGCAACCTTGACATTGGCGGTGAAATAGCCAGCCTCGACACAGACCACAAACGCCAGATCGAGCGGCACATAGATCGGACCGTCAATCTCGACATCTTGCCCGGCCATCCGGTAGCGTTCGAGAAAAGCGCGCAGGTCGGCTTCAAATGCTGCATCAACCGGCAAGCCATCACGTCGATCAACGGTAATAAAGATCGTGTACCAACTCCCCGTCCAGCGGCGGGTAGCAACCGCACGCTGCACGGATGGATGACGTTCGGCCATCGTCGCGTAATCAGCCGGCGTCACCGCCCGTTCTTGGCGACGAAAGGCTTGCGGCGCAGACTGGCGGATCGCCTCAAGCGCCTCTGGCTCGCTGCCGCCGAGGGCCGGCAAGGGGTTGCGTACTGCGCGAATACCGCTCTCGTTGGTAACAATGTGTGCCAGCGCATCGGCGCCAATATTACCGGCAGAGCCACCACCTACCCGGTAGTGCGCCACCAACGCTTCGCCTGCCGCCGGCACGCGCCCCGTGCGGCCATCGCCAAAGCGCAGGAACAGGCGACCGTCGTTCTCCAGTTCGCCGACAAATTCGGTTTGAAAGCGATTACTGCTGAGTAGATCGGGCACCGGCTGCCACAAACCGGAAGCACTCGTCAGGGTCACGGCAGGTAGGGTTAGCGATGGTGCAATGTCGCTCACTAAACGTACTGCCGGCGTCACCCGATTGGTTGGATCGAACGGCGCGGCAAAGGTCACGCCGGCCCGTGCCAGTTTTGGCCGGTAGCGAAGCGGATCGCCGACCGGCGGCAACAACTCGGCGGGGAGGGTTTCACCGTGATCGGCCAGCACAATATTGCCCAACGCCACACTGGCCGGCTGGCGCGCTACTCCGCTCTCGTCGCGATCAGCGGGCGGCACTGCTACCACCGTCAGATCAAGGATGAATGGCAACGCATCTTCGTCCGTCCACTCAATTTCGGTTACGGCCACCGGCTGGTTGGATGGCGGATCGGCAAACTGACCACCGAGCGGATCGGTCATTGCGGTGACGCGGGTGAGACGAACGGCGTGACGGCGAGCAGGATCGGCATCGGCGCGGTAGCCGGTGATCGGACTGCGCTGCTCGATAAAGGCTAGCACATCGCCGGAATGCAAGCGAGAGCTGAGATCACCGCGCAGCGTGGCGCGCGTAGTACCGACAGGCAGACAGCAGCCTTCATCCCCCCAAGTATAGAAATCGATCTGGTTCAACGCTGGATCAAGGCGTATATCGTGCATTGTCTCGAAGACTAGCGGCTGTTGCTGGCGAGCGAGGGCCAGTTCGGCGGAAGCGGGCAGCAAGCGCGGCGGCGCGCCGCCGACTTTGGTCAGCACGGGGGTACGGGCCGGCAGGGTACATGGCGCATCAACCTGAACCTGCACCCACACCCGCGCATTCGCGCCGTCGTGGGGCACGTAATCAAGCAGACGCGCGTGGCGGCGCAACGACACCCGGCGGCGCGCCGTGCCGAGATAGGCTTCGGTGGCGACCGCGTCTTGATAGTAGCTGAGATAATCGCCGATGTAGGCCAACCCCTCGACAATTGCCACGCCAAGATCGGCCGGATTACGCTCGCGCCAGGTGGGTGAGACGGCAGCTAACCGGTCAAAGAGCAATTGGCGCAAACTGGCGTAATCGCGAGCCAGATAGTCAATCGGTGGTGTACCGTCGTCCTCTAGTGGGCAATCACTCACCGGAGCGCAATCGAACTCGCTTGGGCAGTCAACTTTGAACGAGAACGTAATCCTGCTCAAGATGGGATCAAAGCCGGCAGGCGGACTCGGATCGGTAGGCGAACGGACAAGGCGCAGCGTGTAGGTCGAAAAGTCGCCAGCCTGATCGACACGCACCACCAAAGTGCGATCGGCGGCGGACAACCCATTGTAAAACGTTCGCTCGGCACCGGTGATGCGTCCGGCGGCAACATCGGCGGAGCTGGCATCAGCGGCGCGCAAGACCCAGCGTACCTTCACGCCGGTGACACGCACACCGCCGGTTAGCTGCACATTGGCCGCGCCGAGACCCCACGGCGCCGGCTTGATCATCTGCACCAGCAGCGTCTGTTGCGGCGACACACCGGCAGGCGCGTCGCGATCGAGCACTTCGAGCAGATCGATCCCGTTGAGTGGGATGGCAGACGTGCTCAGCACTTGCGCCCGGCGTGGATTTGCACAGCGGAATTGGATACTCATACCGTTAACCCGTTATTTGGTGTTGTTAGTGCCACAGGCGCAGAGGAGGCTTGGATAGCAATCACCAGCGATCCGCTGCCTTCCCTGCGTGAGAAACGCCATTCAGCCGGCCACCTCAACCACCCGGCGCTGCTGAGTACGCTGCACCACATACTGCACCGTCACCCGCAACGTTGCCTCCTCGGACTCGATCGCCACCGCCTCAACCCGGATCACCTCGCCGAGATACTCTTGCAATGCGCCCTGCACCAAGAACTCTAGTGCGGCGGCCAATTCGGGGCTATTCGGCGCAAAGAGCAACTGACGCACGCCAGCGCCGAAACGAGGCCGGTTCACCCGCTCGCCGGGAGCCGTGAAGAGCAATTGTTCGATCATCTGGCGAATGTGGGCATCGTCATCGGCACGCGCCGTGCGTCCGCCGCCGTCAATGGCATAAGGAAACGCGATATGCATCATTGCCCCCTGACCCGCATTTGGGTCATCACGATATTGACCGGCGTGCCATTGGGCACACAGGTAGCTTGGCTATCTTGCAACAACACAGGCTGACCACCGGCCCGCACGCGCATGGCAGCAGTCGTCCACTGGGCGGTCACGCAGGGCATCGGATTCGTGCCGGTCGTGAAGGGGCACCCGGCAACCGTATGCGGCGCGCTGAGCGTCACCACCGGCTGACCATCGACCCGCACACGTGGATTAGGGGCAGTGGCTTGAGCTTGACCACCGTGAGCGCAGAGGATAGTCGCACTAACATTCAAGAGAAAACCGGCCATCACGTCACCTCCAAGGCGCCATCGTTGAGTGAAATTTGCGGCCCGGTCAATTTGATTGAACCACCTTGGCCGTTCGTGATTTCGATACCGGTAGCGGTAATCGCAATTTTAGCCCCACTCGTTGTTTCAATTGTAATCCCACCCACCCCCGGCAGTTCGTTGATCGTGATCGTGCCGGCAGCGGTCTTGAGCACCTTCATCTCGGCGACTGCCGGCGAAGCCGGTACTTCACCAGTTCCCCAGAAACAGCCACTCCAGATCGGATAGTCAGGATCACCACCTTCAAACTCAACCCACACATAAGCGCCGGTAGGCGGAATGAGGAACAGGCCGACACCATTGCCGGCAAACGGCACACACGGCATCGCCCAACTAGTTCGACCCTCGCCGAGTACGGTAGGCACACTCACCTGCACACGACCCTGTTGCAACGGATCGACGTTATTCTCGACTTTACCGCGATACTTTCCGAAAAATTGTCTCATGGCACAACCACCGGTACCGTCGCACCCAACCCCTCGCGGGTAAGGGTAAAATGCTGCTTAAAGCCGTCACGGTTGATCTGATGTTTCACCTGCTTCACGTAGTAGAGGCCGTCGTAACTGAAGCCGGCGCCGCGCAAGCCAACCAACCCGCGTGCCTGCAACAGACTGCCGTAACGCGCGGTATCGAGTTCGCCTTCAACGGTCAGGACATCACTCGAAGCATCAGTTTCGGCTTGAGCTTGCGCCAACGCCTGTGCCGCATTCAGGCCCGTGCCACGAAAGATCGTGCTGCGGGCAAACGAAGCGAGCGCCGGCAGGCTGGCGAGCGGCGGACGGAGACCGGTAAACGAGTTCACCGAAATGGTCTGACCGGTCGTGCGATCCTGTACCTGCCCGGCCAAGGAGGTCGCGGTCAGCGGATCGTGCTGGAAGTTGATCGAGGTCACATTGGTCGCCGACCCCATATTGACCGTCAACGCCCGTTGTGGCACTCCGATGCGCATCGGCGGACCCCAGTAAGCGGTATTCGTGAGGGGAACGGGGCCGGGAGCGACGTAGAAGACATACGCAAAGCGTTCGGCCATCTGGCGCAGATAGGCGAGATCGGTTGCTTGCTGCACCGGTGTGCGCTCGATTGGCAGCGGCATATCGAGGGTTGGCGGCGGAATGACCAGCGGAATAAGCCCATACTGGGCATAACCGGCAATGATCTTCAGCGCAATCACTGTTTCGGGCTGCGCCGGATGCTCAGCCGACTTTTCCTCGCGATCCATCGCCACGCTGACATCTTCGCCGGTGATGGTCAACGTCGCAGAGCCGGGTTGGTCGCCGGGTTGCAATTGCTGGTTGGTGATCAAGCCATCCATCACCACCTGCGGCAACGCGCCAAACCAGACAATCAGGACGATCCGGTTGCCGGCGCGCAGCAGCGGCCCGGCGAGCAGAGCATAATCGAGCAGATCGCCACGTTCGCGCCCAAGCTGAAAGACCACTTGAAACCCAGAGCGCCCCTCATCGCGGTGCGTCACCTCGGCGCTGGCAAAAGCAGCGAGCAACGACGCTGGCGCCGGCGCCGGAATAGTCGGGCCTATCAAGATGGTTAAACGGGTACTGAGCAGAGTCATCGTATGTTACCCTTCAAAGGTTGGCACCGCCACCCGCAACAACCGGCCAATCTCAGCGGTGAGATCAAACGGATTCAGCTCGTCGTTGGCGTCGCAGATGCGCCAAAACTGTTCGGGATCGCCGAACGCGCGATCTGCGATCAGATCAAGCCGGTCGCCGCCGGTGACTTCGACTTCGGCCAGCAACGGCATCGCGGCGCCGGCGGGCAACAGTCGACGGCGCAGATAGACGATCTGGCGGCCATCGGCAGTCGTAAGGGTAGCGGTTGCGACCCGGTAGTAGCGGCTATTGGGATGAAGCATGCAAGGTTCCTTTCTGCGTTGATCCAGCCGTCGTAACAGCG includes the following:
- a CDS encoding phage baseplate assembly protein V, yielding MRQFFGKYRGKVENNVDPLQQGRVQVSVPTVLGEGRTSWAMPCVPFAGNGVGLFLIPPTGAYVWVEFEGGDPDYPIWSGCFWGTGEVPASPAVAEMKVLKTAAGTITINELPGVGGITIETTSGAKIAITATGIEITNGQGGSIKLTGPQISLNDGALEVT
- a CDS encoding GPW/gp25 family protein: MMHIAFPYAIDGGGRTARADDDAHIRQMIEQLLFTAPGERVNRPRFGAGVRQLLFAPNSPELAAALEFLVQGALQEYLGEVIRVEAVAIESEEATLRVTVQYVVQRTQQRRVVEVAG
- a CDS encoding putative baseplate assembly protein, whose product is MSIQFRCANPRRAQVLSTSAIPLNGIDLLEVLDRDAPAGVSPQQTLLVQMIKPAPWGLGAANVQLTGGVRVTGVKVRWVLRAADASSADVAAGRITGAERTFYNGLSAADRTLVVRVDQAGDFSTYTLRLVRSPTDPSPPAGFDPILSRITFSFKVDCPSEFDCAPVSDCPLEDDGTPPIDYLARDYASLRQLLFDRLAAVSPTWRERNPADLGVAIVEGLAYIGDYLSYYQDAVATEAYLGTARRRVSLRRHARLLDYVPHDGANARVWVQVQVDAPCTLPARTPVLTKVGGAPPRLLPASAELALARQQQPLVFETMHDIRLDPALNQIDFYTWGDEGCCLPVGTTRATLRGDLSSRLHSGDVLAFIEQRSPITGYRADADPARRHAVRLTRVTAMTDPLGGQFADPPSNQPVAVTEIEWTDEDALPFILDLTVVAVPPADRDESGVARQPASVALGNIVLADHGETLPAELLPPVGDPLRYRPKLARAGVTFAAPFDPTNRVTPAVRLVSDIAPSLTLPAVTLTSASGLWQPVPDLLSSNRFQTEFVGELENDGRLFLRFGDGRTGRVPAAGEALVAHYRVGGGSAGNIGADALAHIVTNESGIRAVRNPLPALGGSEPEALEAIRQSAPQAFRRQERAVTPADYATMAERHPSVQRAVATRRWTGSWYTIFITVDRRDGLPVDAAFEADLRAFLERYRMAGQDVEIDGPIYVPLDLAFVVCVEAGYFTANVKVALLERFSARQFFHPDNFTFGQPLYLSHIIAAAMAIPGVRWIETAGTRVRFQRWGKPPRGELVNGQLDVGRREIIRCDNDPNRPEHGRIEFIMEGGS